From Puntigrus tetrazona isolate hp1 chromosome 8, ASM1883169v1, whole genome shotgun sequence, the proteins below share one genomic window:
- the amigo1 gene encoding amphoterin-induced protein 1: protein MLHPHFNCVSEMPPSIKWCIRWAVCLSFILAQIPRSRGSALNCHKMCICASNIVSCSKMNLTMVPPELPNYTAVLDVSFNEITGLRAQWTKHKLPNLHNLLLSHNGLSFISSEAFIFVKQLRYLDLSSNKLRQLDEFIFEPLIHLEVLLLYNNQISQIDRTAFSGLAGLQKLYLSQNQVSRFPLELVKDKNRLDKLSLLDLSSNRIKVLPIQDLQALPAWIKNGLYFHNNTLICDCELYSLMAHWYIRRLNSAVDFKDEHTCVNPSPDKRVLRLYDLNIHMNCSTFKETDQEAYLEQTLTLSCDTKQRNMTKTWMLPGNILVPPDGNQSDTNNEIKFFNKGNILEIKSIQPEDSGVYTCFAVSEYLNETLYVVIRVHNFTINGNGETLNTAYTTLVGCLASVVLVLIYLYLTPCRCFCCPDQGKKNQHEDSIHSSMLSATPTHEDMATKAELNRHVAFIDPKDLQGQNGKLNPNGEEDVDEEAMQGKGKRKKSVADSISSVFSDTPIVV, encoded by the coding sequence ATGCTGCATCCACATTTTAACTGCGTGTCAGAGATGCCCCCTTCCATAAAGTGGTGCATTAGGTGGGCTGTCTGCTTGTCCTTTATTCTCGCACAGATCCCCAGGTCCAGAGGATCAGCACTGAATTGTCACAAAATGTGCATATGCGCCAGCAACATCGTCAGCTGCTCCAAGATGAACTTGACAATGGTTCCGCCCGAGCTGCCCAACTACACAGCTGTGCTGGACGTTAGTTTTAACGAGATAACCGGACTACGCGCACAATGGACCAAGCACAAACTTCCCAACCTCCACAACCTCCTGCTCAGCCATAACGGTTTGTCGTTCATCTCTTCTGAGGCGTTCATTTTCGTAAAGCAATTGCGCTACTTGGATCTGTCATCGAATAAACTGCGACAGCTGGACGAATTCATTTTCGAGCCACTGATACACCTGGAGGTTCTGTTGCTCTACAACAACCAGATCTCGCAGATCGACCGTACGGCCTTCTCAGGCCTCGCTGGCCTGCAGAAGCTCTACCTGAGCCAGAACCAGGTGTCCCGCTTCCCCCTGGAGCTCGTCAAGGACAAGAACCGACTGGACAAGCTGAGCCTGTTGGACTTGTCTTCCAATCGGATCAAAGTTCTCCCCATTCAAGACCTCCAGGCGCTGCCGGCCTGGATCAAGAATGGGCTGTACTTCCACAACAACACCCTCATCTGCGACTGCGAGCTGTACAGTTTGATGGCTCATTGGTATATCCGACGGCTCAATTCAGCTGTGGACTTCAAGGACGAACACACCTGTGTGAATCCCAGCCCGGACAAACGGGTGCTGCGTTTGTATGATCTCAACATCCACATGAACTGCAGCACATTTAAAGAAACCGACCAAGAGGCTTATTTGGAGCAGACGCTCACCCTCAGCTGTGATACCAAACAGCGGAACATGACCAAGACCTGGATGCTACCTGGAAACATATTGGTGCCTCCTGACGGTAACCAGAGCGatacaaataatgaaataaagttttTCAATAAGGGCAACATACTTGAGATAAAATCGATACAACCTGAGGACTCGGGTGTGTACACTTGCTTCGCCGTGAGTGAATACCTCAACGAAACGCTCTATGTGGTGATCAGAGTCCACAACTTCACCATCAACGGCAACGGCGAGACCCTCAACACCGCGTACACCACTCTGGTGGGCTGCTTGGCTAGCGTGGTCCTGGTTCTTATTTATCTGTACCTGACGCCCTGTCGCTGCTTCTGCTGTCCCGACCAGGGCAAAAAGAACCAGCATGAAGACAGCATCCATTCCTCAATGCTCAGCGCCACCCCGACGCACGAGGATATGGCAACCAAAGCAGAGCTCAACAGGCACGTGGCCTTCATAGACCCCAAGGACCTGCAGGGACAGAATGGAAAGCTGAACCCTAATGGAGAGGAAGACGTGGATGAGGAGGCCATGCAGGGAAAAGGAAAGCGGAAGAAATCGGTGGCAGACTCGATTAGTTCGGTCTTTTCTGATACTCCCATTGTAGTCTGA
- the atxn7l2b gene encoding ataxin-7-like protein 2b: MYICIYLKQILCLGKPVLFTNFSKEPTRRIESDLPSPEGNPSGARKMTSQCAPVVMVADRARAKSVMAALDRRISIVDFVGQSWTTWIDRANVSTPEVSSLEECSKNVKKRMETMTLKKEDMSIYGHCPAHDDFFLVVCSHCGQVVKPQAFEKHCERRHGLFSELYATPSNCSPDRPQQGRPPSQHGSLCEVQDSRHQGAGPPRVPPPHSPQKGHSKPQREGSNPWQVDKVSRETPPSPLHLPTPPKKAPPSVEKPIQKSLDSHTHPHGPRTYSRTYKKVLKKECDLDKHCGVMDPERKKLCTRLLTCNIHSIHQRRQVVGRRKPFDQLVMELKMSSKPRERPPLPREVPDEGPVSQIGPLYYKCQITNSSILRSMNSSEGVVEMKQEAMRSEEPQVESLSADLSSEESDGENREDFAHLPASTLHPKPLGLCTFGARVLGRSVLAFDRRLLHLRSAFSVMMEQHLSTYLWKKIPQVSELCSHQSLNTTNPYNSHDAPRSSVPIRSTSTLRTSTSGQSEPANLTAASKLPPKAQTTSGPARPRNPAGRTSKQALQAGFRELQETPKASKRRKSPKEDKDKPGQSKILFLPHHKDRQSSLNRTTISSPFNGARSLGSRTHPPETKGLIKHVSPSPSPESDKGGASGLKGSGRKRKTCDATPPKNNSCAPKPNFLSSFSQTHSSLVSWGGDGRPASTSHSLPKKLGAQKPKLLH; the protein is encoded by the exons atgtatatatgcatctATTTGAAACAAATCCTCTGTTTGGGTAAGCCGGTTCTTTTCACGAACTTTTCAAAAGAACCGACTCGCAGAATTGAATCGGACCTCCCATCGCCAGAAGGTAATCCGTCGGGAGCGCGCAAGATGACGTCGCAATGCGCCCCCGTCGTGATGGTGGCGGATCGTGCACGCGCTAAATCGGTAATGGCTGCCCTAGATCGGCGGATTTCCATCGTTGACTTTGTAGGGCAAAGTTGGACCACTTGGATCGACAGAGCAAACGTATCCACGCCGGAGG TGTCCTCTCTGGAAGAGTGCAGCAAAAATGTGAAGAAACGAATGGAAACCATGACTCTTAAGAAAGAGG ACATGTCTATATATGGCCACTGCCCAGCGCACGATGACTTCTTCCTGGTGGTGTGTAGCCACTGTGGGCAGGTGGTGAAGCCACAGGCCTTTGAGAAGCATTGTGAGCGCCGTCACGGCCTCTTCAGTGAGCTCTACGCTACGCCATCCAACTGCTCTCCTGACCGACCCCAACAGGGGAGACCCCCTTCCCAACATGGAAGCCTTTGTGAGGTTCAAGACAGCAGGCACCAGGGGGCTGGACCCCCACGAGTCCCACCACCTCATTCCCCACAGAAGGGACATTCCAAACCACAGCGTGAAGGAAGCAA TCCTTGGCAGGTGGATAAAGTTTCCCGTGAAACCCCTCCATCGCCTCTGCATTTGCCCACACCACCAAAAAAAGCACCCCCATCTGTCGAGAAACCAATTCAGAAGAGTTTGGATTCACACACTCACCCGCACGGACCGAGAACATACAGCAGAACCTACAAGAAGGTCCTTA aaAAAGAGTGTGACTTGGACAAGCACTGCGGCGTGATGGATCCTGAGAGAAAGAAACTGTGCACCAGACTGCTGACCTGTAAT ATTCATTCCATCCATCAGCGCCGGCAAGTGGTAGGGAGGCGGAAACCTTTCGACCAGCTTGTAATGGAGCTGAAGATGAGCTCAAAGCCTCGAGAGCGCCCCCCTTTGCCAAGAGAGGTTCCTGACGAAGGCCCTGTGTCTCAGATTGGGCCTCTGTACTACAAATGCCAAATAACTAACTCTTCTATTCTCAG GTCCATGAATTCATCAGAGGGTGTTGTAGAGATGAAGCAGGAGGCGATGCGCTCAGAGGAGCCGCAGGTAGAGTCTCTCTCAGCCGATCTCTCCAGTGAAGAGAGTGACGGGGAGAACCGTGAGGACTTTGCTCATTTACCAGCAAGCACCTTGCACCCTAAACCCCTGGGT CTTTGCACCTTTGGGGCACGTGTTCTTGGCCGAAGTGTGTTAGCGTTTGACCGAAGGTTGCTTCACCTGCGGTCAGCTTTCAGTGTTATGATGGAGCAGCACCTCAGCACTTATCTATGGAA GAAAATCCCTCAGGTGTCAGAACTATGCTCTCATCAATCCCTAAACACCACGAACCCCTACAATTCCCATGATGCCCCACGCAGCTCAGTACCCATCCGCAGCACCTCTACTCTCAGGACAAGCACCTCAGGACAATCAGAGCCCGCTAACCTAACAGCCGCCTCCAAACTACCACCGAAAGCCCAGACGACCTCAGGCCCAGCCCGGCCCCGTAACCCTGCGGGTCGGACCAGCAAACAGGCTTTGCAAGCGGGTTTTAGGGAGCTTCAGGAGACTCCCAAAGCCAGCAAGCGCCGGAAATCTCccaaagaggacaaggacaagCCTGGGCAGTCCAAAATCCTATTTCTTCCCCACCACAAAGACCGGCAGTCCTCTTTGAACAGAACTACGATTTCTTCACCATTTAATGGCGCACGCTCACTTGGCAGCAGGACACACCCACCTGAAACGAAGGGGCTGATTAAGCATGTCTCCCCCTCTCCCTCCCCAGAGTCTGATAAGGGAGGGGCCTCAGGGCTTAAAGGGTCTGGCAGGAAACGTAAGACCTGCGATGCCACTCCCCCCAAAAACAATTCATGTGCCCCTAAACCCAAttttctctcctctttctccCAAACTCACTCTAGCCTGGTGTCCTGGGGGGGGGACGGCAGACCAGCATCAACCTCCCACAGTCTGCCAAAGAAACTAGGCGCACAGAAG CCAAAGCTTCTTCACTGA